ccaaaaagctctacttttgtctcatctgaccagagaacattcttccaaaacgttttaagctttttcaggtacgttttggcaaactccagcctggcttttttatgtctcggggtaagaagtggggtcttcctgggtctcctaccatacagtcccttttcattcagacgccgatggatagtacaggttgacactgttgtaccctcggactgcagggcagcttgaacttgtttagatgttagtcgaggttcattATCCAACATCCCCACAATCTTGCgtggaaatctcttgtcaatttttctttgagtattatctgacagaattgcagtggtgtcaataattttggccatgactgtacttcaccaccctgatcttttcactatccaacaaccccatgaaacttttttaacacctttcactccctcctcaggccaaaagcacaaagcccctatcacagacatttgtgctgatgacctggcctcccactttatagagaaaatagacaatatccatcaggaaatccactccctatcaccaagttcagtgactcccatccgtccctgcatttcccctggctcactctccacattcgatcccatcacagaagaagtcgtctccaggctcctctcttcttctcgtccgactacatgcaccgcgACCCCATTCCctaacacctcctccagtctctctctccagtcgtcaccactcacctaactacaatctttaatctctccctctcctctggcattttcccctcctccttcaaacactctatcattacaccattactaaaaaaaacccggctctcgacccatcctgcacaaacgtcTCCAATCTCACctttatctctaaactcttggagcgcctgatatactcccgccttacccgttacctctccactcactccctcctaaacccttcacagtccagtttccgccccttacattcgacagaaactgcactcatcaaagttaccaatgaccttctgacagcacgtaacagtgaccactctctgctcattcttctcaacctttctgcagctttcaacactgttgaccaccctctcctactctctaggctccagtcacgtctcactaggcattaaggacactgctctctcctggttctcctcctatctttctgactgctccttcagtgttctgttcactggctccacttcatctcctcttcctctcactgttggggtgcctcagggctcagttcttggcccccttctcttctccctctccacggccccaattggacagaccatcagcagatttggctttcagtcatCCCTcattccctgaccttacccccgctgtactacagaacgccactgactgtctgtctgcagtctccaacatcatgtccgctctctatctgaaactcaacctctccaaaactgaactacttctgctcccgccatctactaacctccctaaatctgacatttccatctccgtgggtagcaccataataacaccccagcagcaggcgcgctgtctgggtgttatgtttgactccgatcactCCTTCACCTTCCATATACAATCACTtgcctgcttacacctaaagaacatctctagaatccgcccttttctcaccatggaaacaacaaaaaccctgtcgccctgatccactcccgcctggactactgcaatgctctattaattggcctccccctcactcgactttcccctctccagtccatccttaatgcagcagccagggtcgtccatctggctaatcattactcggacgcgtccgctcttcgccagtcattacactggctgcccattcattacaggatacaattcaaagtacttgttctcacccataaagctctccacattgcggcacccccttacatatcctccctcatttctgtctatcggcctaacagaccactgcgctctgcaaatgacattcgactaacctctgcactaattcgtacctcccactcccgactccaagacttctcccgtgctgcgccaatcctctggaatgctctaccccaagatattaggaccatccacaatatgcatagttttaggcgctcgctcaaaacacatttgttcagagcggcctaccacgttcactaatcaaagtcattttatgtttgtatgtgtgtagcccattcactatctccatctatcccccaccccctgaagatggctggaccatcattgtaaatacacacctgtatttgtatctcattgtagattgtaagctctcacgagaagggtcgtcttatttcgctttaattattgtatggtTAACGTTGTTATTTATGactattgtgtttgaaactgttaaactgtaaagcgctgcggaatatgttggcgctatataaagattattattatttattattattaccccGCACTTACATTTACTCTGCAATATCCATTGCTGctcgtttctggaaaacacccatggagttaaaatcatcactacacctgtagataaattcccagaggggtgtaatttccaaaatgatcggggattctgctcttctggcacttaggggctcggtatatggagtccgcaaactggtcTACAAAAAATTTGTTCTCtaagagtcaaatagtgctccttgccTCCAGATTTTCATCATGTGGCTACGCAGTACTGCATAGCCACATATAGGGCATTGCTACATTCACCAgaaattggcgtactcaggagaaaatgaacagtaCAATTTGTTAGGGAATTTCTTCGATTACCCCTTTTGAAATTACAAACTTGGAGCCAaaccaacattttagtggaaaaaatggtaatttttcattttctcagctcaatgttatacaattctatgAATTCATTAAGTAAGGTGCGAAATGGCCTTAGTCCATCTGGTCTCTAGTCTCACCAGTTAATCTCCCCTTCAATCTGAACAACAGCACCTTACAATATCATTCATGCAATGGAATAAAGGACTGTATCTTCAATGATCAGGTGAGTGCTGCAATTCCTTTGTTCTCCTGACTGGATTATAAATTCTATGAATCGCCTGAGGGCTAAAAATGTTCACAGCTCCACCAGATGAATTCCTAGAGAGGTATAGTttgcaaaattgtgtcacttgtgggaaaaatgtgattctttattttcatggctcaacgttataaaattcagtGAAGCACCTGCAGGCTGaaagtgctcacaacacctctagatacATTCCCTGAGGGgttgttttccaccacatatgaggtattgaggTAGTCAGGATAAAGTGCTCAACAAATTGTTTGGTTCAtttcattttcttctgttacccttatgaaaatgaaaaatttggtgctAAAGTCACATTTATTTGTCAAAAatgtgatttttcattttcacggctcaacgttacaaAATTCTGTTAAGTACTCTCCAAAGTTGAAAGTTCTCTCCAAACATCtacataaattccttgaggggtgtagtttatgAAAAGCAGTCACTTGTGGGAGAATTcctttgtttaggcacatcaagggctctgcaaacgtaagatAGCATCCATTAtctattccaaccaattttgcattcaaaagtcaaatggcactccttctcttccaagctgtgcgcccaaacagcagttttccatcaaatatggggtattgtcgcactcaagagaaattgcacaagaaattataaggtcgattttctcctgttacacaaaATTTGAGGATAAAAAATGTTTTGGAAAAAGTTACATTTAAATTTTTCCCTTTCACATTGCTttttttcctgtgaagcacctgaagggttaataaactccttgaatgtggttttgagcactttcaggggtgcagtttttaaagtgGTGTCAATTTaaagtattttctgtcacatatgcCCCTGAAAGTTACTACAAatatgatgtggttcctaaaaaaaattggttttgtaaatgttgttggaaaaatgagaaattgctgataaacgttTAACCCTTCTgatttcctagcaaaaaaaaagtttctaaaatgatgcagatgtaaatgttatttattagctattttgtgtgatataactttctggtttaagggcataaaaaattaacgtttgaaaattgcataattttcaaaattttggttcaaattctgatattttcacaaataaatttaccactatcatgaagtacgatatatcATGAAAAATACAATCTCAGAATCAAGGGGATCTGTGCAAGCGTTCCaacgttattaccacataaagtgacagtgatcagaattgaaaaaaattggcttggtcaggaaggtgaaaacaggctatgGCGCAAAAGGGTTAAGCACTCACCCACTCTTGGGTATGACGTATTGTGGATTCCTTTTAGACTGGGGCATCCTTTCGTTACACATGTCCGCTTATATCCGCCTTCCTCAATTATTGCCTTACCACCACAAGTTGGACAGAATTTGTATCGATTGTGCCAGGCAAAGACAGATCGAGCTTGTGCCAAAATCCCTAAAAACAGAGAGAGCAGATAACGGGGAAACATTACTTTACAGCATTACACACTTCTATAAAAAATACACACGTGTTGTTAGTTAAGACAACAAGACCTTTTATGTGACAAAATGGTCTAATAAGTGGAGGCCCCACCCAAACTTGCTTGGCAGCTGTCGTGGCCTCAGTACTCAGTAGGCCGTAATGGCGAGTACTACAGACATGGGCAATCAACTCCAGGGTGGACTGCAGCGAGCAGCTTCTTCGTACCTCAGCATCaccagtatctccagtattaaaacagataaacagggtggacagcGGTGTGAGCAGCTCCTTCTTACATTAGCACCACCAGTATTTCCagaattagatcagaaagacaagatgaacagcagtgtgagcagcttcttcttaccttacCACCACCAGTATCTCCAGTAATATAACAGAAAGACAAGGTGGAccgcagtgtgaacagcctcttctcaCTTTGAGCACCCCTGATATCATAAAGGGAGATGTTGGCGCTTCCTACCGTACATGCTCTATCCTATTAAGATTCTAGGAAGGGTTTCCATCAGTGTAAAAAGGCAGTGGCCATTTTTATTTATTACAGTGATTATCCATCTAGACAAAACAAGTATAGTATAGGAATTTAAGAATTAATCTGTATTAAtattctattttctttttttttttaagtctagaGTTACTGATAATCAAACCCCTTCCGGTTCCATTGACACCAGAATAATGCAATATCACAGCCCATACTGTATTGGTATGAAGAAACAATGTAAAATTAAGAGTTATTAACCCTTATACCTGCTTCAGTGCTGACCAGCTGCAGCAGGGCTGGCATTGGCGGCTGAAGAAAATAGCAGCCTTCAAATTTTCTCTCAAACTGATCTGTAGATAAATTTTCCACATTGAGGGCAAACCAGGCCACCAGTCCGTCTTCCTGTTCTGCTGAAAATGGATGATTTAATTGGGTTTCCACTCCAAGAAATATTAATGAGACCTCATCGGGCCTTGACAAGAATTCCTTCACATCATCATGCTGAAGTCTGCAGAGCTTGATTTCTGGCTCTTGTGCGCTATCTTTTGTACCAATTAGCGATACTAGAGGACATAGGTTGGAGAAAATGATGTACACTGAACTGGCATGTGTGTGCTTGGATTTTAACCAGTTAGTGTCTGTCCGTTTATCACTCCTTCTGTCCAGAAATGTACTGCTGAAATAATTCTCATGTTCCTCTTTAGTGTCCAACAAGAAATGAGGCTTCACTCCACCTTTTGCATTCGAGAGCAAGTTAACAATGTGTTTGTGACCCCAAAACTTGGCTATATCTAAAGCAGTCTGTCGGGATTTGTTCACTAATGTCTTGTCACACCTAAAAATAAACAAATGATAAGTTGCAGATACATATTTAATAGCTTCTTATGATCAGGATAATAATACATAAGACAGCAAAACCTTAGCTAACATCACATATGTTAGCAGCGAAGAGCATCTGTCCTTGTTTTTCATATGCAATCAATGATATATTATGATTTAGTCTAATAAGAAATGTAAAGTGTCAGAAAGCCATTTTTCCGGAAATTGAAAAAAATAGCAAATCCTAAAAAAGCCATAATCATACTGTTCTGCTGAAGCGACTTGTGCCCTAAACTCCAAATGTACTGCTAGTGAGAATGTACGACCACCGCTCTTATAGACAGAGAATAgggcagtggtcgcacatgctcactactgctttaTTTACAGAGGGGACTTTAAAGGGGTTCCCATTACTTTTTCACCTCCCTGTTCTATATCATAGCTTTTCAAAACAATACCTTTTGTAATGTACTTGCATTAGATATATAGCTTCTATGAGAACATCTCAGCAGGGATCACATGGTACTAGACTGCGATGGAGATTCTTCTTCCTCCGCTGTAATGTCTGATACTTCATGTTTCCAGCACAGGAGTTATACACAAAGAAACAAAGTTGTCACTGTGCTGCTGGTGGTGGGTGTAGTGGTTTTGGATTAAATGACAGCTTCCATGAGTTGGCATCCTGAAGACACAattaggcaacgttcacatttgcgttgtgcagggctgcgtcggcgacgcacaacgcaaacaaaaacgcatgcaaaacgctgcgttttgtgacgcatgcgttcatttttatagcgcaaaaaaaatgcaacaagcagcgtcctctgcgccctgacgcttgcgcccaaaaaacgcatgcgtcacaaaacgcaacaaaacgcatgtccatgcgccccccatgttaaatataggggcgcatggcgcatgcgtcgccgcggttgcgcccgatgcaccgcaaatgtgaacgtagccttagcctgtCTCAAGCAAACTGAGCAGGCAGTCTGATTCAGCAGTAGAGCAGGGCTGACACCTTTGCTAGTGAAGTGCTGCCATCTGCATTTCAAAAGCAAAGGGGTTATGTAATCTAATCCATGTAAGGCTATTGCTTTAAAAGACTGGCTGAAATTTGCATAACAAACACAGTGCAGTGCATGTAATCATAGTAAAAGGAGGCATGGAGCAGGGAGGAGTTTGAGTGGAAAATGGATGGAGATTGAGAAGTGCTGGCTCACAGGCCAACGCAATGCatgatggaacttgtagtattagaacaCAGTAAGCCTGGGGACAGGAAGTGATAGATGCAAATATCAGAGCTGCTGCTGGCAGACATCAAGTGATGCTACCTGCATGATAAACTTATATATTACTATACTAAGGCTATGTGAGCACATTGAGAATTTGCTTGCAgagatttctgcatctcttggcaggaacaaCGCTGCCGCAAAATGCGCGTTTTTGTATGCAATTTTGCAtacatttttgtacagcaatgaaggcttttttgagctaaataaagatatttaataaaaagttatgtcacacaaaatacttaataagtaacatttcccacatgtttactttacatcagcacaattttggaaccaaaatttttttttgttgttaaaaaagggttaaaagtttatcagccatttctcatttttacaacaccatttttttttagggactacatcacattttaagtcactttgagggggtctatatgaaagaaaatacctaagtgtgacaccattctaaaaactgcacccctcaaggtgctaaaaaccacattgaagaagtttatttaccgttcaggtgtttcacaggaatttttggaatgtttaaaaaaaaaaaatgaacatctaactttttttcacaaaaaatgtaatttagctccaatttgttttattttaccaagggtaacaggagaaattcgaccccaaaaattgttgtgcaatttgtcctgagtatgctgataccccatatgtgggggtaaaccactgtttgggcgcatggcagagctcggaagggaaggagcgccgtttgacttttcaatgcaaaattgactggaattggtataggacaccaagtcgcgtttggagagcccctgacgtgcctaaacattgaaaccccccacaagtgacacaattttggaaagtagaccccataagtaacttatctaggtgtgtggtgagcattttgaacccccaagtgtttcactacagtttataacgcagagccatgaaaataaaaattcttttttccacaaaaattattttttagccgccagttttgtattttctcaagagtaacaggagaaattgaaccccaaaagttgttgtccaatttgtcctaagtacgctgataccccatatgtgggagaaaactactgtttgggcccatggcagagcttggaagggaaggagcgctgtttggaatgcagacttagatggaatggtctgcagacatcacattgcgtttgcagagcccctgatgtacctaaacagtagaaacccccaacaagtgaccccatattggaaagtagaccccccaaggaacttatctagatgtgttgtgagaactttgaacccccaagtgttttactacagtttataatgcagagccatgaaaataaaaaataatttttttccctcaaaaatgattttttagcctccccaatttttattttcccaagggtaaccagagaaattggacgccaaaagttgttgtccaatttctcctgagtacgctgataccccatatgttggagtaaacccctgttttggcgcacgggagagctcggaagggagcctaaccctgacacacccctaacactaatcccaaccctaatcccaaatgtaaatgtaatctaaaccctaactttagcccccaccctaaccctaactttagccccaaccccaactgtagccctaaccctaactgtagccccaaccataactttagccccaaccctaactgtagccccaaccttaatctcaacactaaccctaactttagccttaaccctaactttagctctaaccttaactgtagccccaaccctaactgttgccccaaccctaactgttgccccaaccctaactgttgccccaaccctaactgttgccccaaccctaactgttgccccaaccctaactgttgccccaaccctaactgttgccccaaccctaactgttgccccaaccctaactgtagccccaaccctaactgtagccccaaccctaactgtagccccaaccctaactgtagccccaaccctaactgtagccccaaccctaactgtagccccaaacctaactgtagccccaaacctaaccctaactgtagccccaaccctaaccgtagccccaacgctaaccatagccccaacgctaaccgtagccccaacgctaactgtaGCCCCATCTCcaactgtagccctaatcctaactttagctccaaccctaaccctaactttagccccaaacctaaccctaatgggaaaatggaaataaatacattttttaaattttattatttttccttaactaagggggtgatgaatgggggtttgatttacttttatagcgagttttttagcggatttttatgattggcagctgtcataca
This region of Ranitomeya imitator isolate aRanImi1 chromosome 1, aRanImi1.pri, whole genome shotgun sequence genomic DNA includes:
- the NUDT12 gene encoding NAD-capped RNA hydrolase NUDT12, with the translated sequence MQNPRKEMVSQLHNFCALGDTTKLFALLSHSSSIINETAANGWSALMYAARNGHFDVVKMLLEKGCDKTLVNKSRQTALDIAKFWGHKHIVNLLSNAKGGVKPHFLLDTKEEHENYFSSTFLDRRSDKRTDTNWLKSKHTHASSVYIIFSNLCPLVSLIGTKDSAQEPEIKLCRLQHDDVKEFLSRPDEVSLIFLGVETQLNHPFSAEQEDGLVAWFALNVENLSTDQFERKFEGCYFLQPPMPALLQLVSTEAGILAQARSVFAWHNRYKFCPTCGGKAIIEEGGYKRTCVTKGCPSLKGIHNTSYPRVDPVVIMLIVHPDGNHCLLGRKNIFPSGMFSCLAGFIEPGETIEDAVRREVKEESGVNVGHVQYVSCQPWPMPSSLMIGCLGVAISTEITVDKTEIEDARWFTREQVVEALIKGNQQILVVPPRHAIAHQLIKYWIGINANL